In one Nomascus leucogenys isolate Asia chromosome 13, Asia_NLE_v1, whole genome shotgun sequence genomic region, the following are encoded:
- the IQCA1L gene encoding IQ and AAA domain-containing protein 1-like, whose product MSEGAYQRLWESSHVTLQKLLDQEQPLLEPVPDQERQSFQYRLASLYLHYLGLLRRFDTVYDQMVQPQKRRLLRRLLDGVAGRVLELKDELVRADLCETHCLDRVLQDLKLTPADLEVPIPKYFLLEQSATVRERGLILAEILSRLEPVSSSQKCFTGMHRTEAIILVQKAERARQGRLRATFMREIRRDEEQDRRIREDGRHKFSQGQAAVTIQKVWKGYLQRKRTQQDRRMEMEFIGMLPSPNQVEHLSIISQASLVEDVRRLRQLEKEEEFRAAMVKAHDSLVETEGPDMKEKMKEQIRQWFIECHDLTGRFPDYPDASSGGSYSIFADKTPEQVRMELEMQVQENKKKEQEKSKEKGKDEKEKKKKKGKEEKAKKGEVDAVLQVLPSKCIPMISAGHEEYLNTWKNRCESIHPSQNYDSETLQEEKRKEVELEIRIQVDELMRQELRNLRLAVDKEEERPLRAPKKTPGKKTGKKKEKDLTPNRSVESLYEELVISGLLRKSESVALKDYIGDFLYLGSTLSLAKKLPMPSLFDIRQNVALYAVLRLGSPDIHTMAPLIRSILLVGPSGMGKKMLVKAVCTETGANLFDLSPANLLGKYPGRNGAQMMVHIVFKVARLLQPSVIWIGNAEKNFYKKIPKEDKEMDPKRIKKDLTKALQLLTPGDRVMLIGTTSQPQLAEMRGLCRVYERILFMPRPDYASRYVLWKRMIEARGIQPTQHLDISALAKVSDGYTPGHILQAIQSVLSERRFLQLSKRPLVASEFLGQLVKLDPVYREEEESLKDWYFKTPLGKKSMKHRMDQLEAEEAKLAKEKKKRK is encoded by the exons ATGTCTGAGGG AGCTTACCAGCGCCTCTGGGAGTCTTCCCATGTGACCCTGCAGAAGCTGCTGGACCAAGAGCAGCCTCTGCTCGAACCTGTGCCCGACCAGGAGCGGCAGTCCTTCCAGTACAGGCTAGCGTCGCTCTACCTGCACTACCTGGGACTGCTGCGCCGCTTCGACACCGTCTATGACCAGATGGTGCAGCCGCAGAAGCGGCGGCTGCTGCGACGCCTGCTGGACGGCGTGGCGGGCCGCGTGCTGGAGCTCAAGGACGAGCTGGTGCGCGCCGACCTGTGTGAGACCCACTGCCTGGACCGCGTGCTGCAGGATCTCAAGCTCACCCCA GCCGACCTGGAGGTTCCAATCCCCAAATACTTCCTGCTGGAGCAGTCCGCCACTGTGCGGGAGCGAGGGCTGATACTGGCTGAGATCCTGTCCAGACTGGAGCCAGTGTCCTCCTCCCAGAAG TGCTTTACAGGAATGCACCGGACTGAGGCCATAATTCTAGTGCAAAAGGCAGAGCGGGCCAGGCAAGGCCGGCTTCGAGCCACCTTCATGCGAGAGATTCGAAGAGATGAGGAGCAAGATCGGAGGATTCGGGAGGACGGACGGCACAAGTTCAGTCAGGGCCAAGCAGCTGTCACCATACAGAAG GTGTGGAAAGGCTACCTGCAGAGGAAACGCACTCAGCAGGACCGGCGAATGGAGATGGAGTTCATTGGCATG ctcccctcccccaaccaggTAGAGCACCTGAGCATCATCTCCCAGGCCTCCCTCGTGGAGGATGTCCGGAGGCTCCGCCagttggagaaggaggaggagttcCGGGCGGCAATGGTGAAGGCCCATGATTCTCTGGTAGAGACAGAGGGGCCTGACATGAAGGAGAAGATGAAGGAGCAAATCCGACAGTGGTTTATCGAGTGCCA TGACCTTACTGGCCGGTTCCCTGATTATCCAGATGCATCTTCAGGTGGATCCTACTCAATCTTTGCAGACAAAACTCCAGAACAG GTAAGAATGGAACTGGAAATGCAGGTCCAAGAgaacaaaaaaaaggaacaagagaagagcaaggaaaaaggaaaggatgaaaaagagaagaagaagaagaaaggaaaggaagaaaaggccaAGAAGGGG GAAGTGGATGCGGTGCTGCAAGTGTTGCCATCCAAATGTATCCCTATGATCAGTGCCGGGCATGAGGAATACTTAA ATACATGGAAGAACCGGTGTGAGAGCATACACCCCAGTCAGAATTATGACTCCGAGACCCTccaggaggagaagaggaaggaggtggagctggagatccggatacag GTGGATGAGCTGATGCGTCAAGAGCTGAGGAACCTCCGTCTGGCTGTGGACAAGGAGGAAGAAAGACCCTTGAGGGCTCCAAAG AAAACACCTGGGAAGAAAActgggaaaaagaaggaaaaagatctGACCCCAAACAG GTCTGTGGAGTCTCTGTACGAAGAGCTTGTTATTTCTGGCCTTCTAAGGAAGAGTGAGTCAGTAGCATTGAAAGACTACATAG GTGACTTCCTCTATCTTGGATCCACTCTGAGTTTGGCAAAGAAGTTGCCCATGCCATCCCTGTTTGACATACGACAGAATGTGGCTTTGTATGCGGTCCTTCGGCTTG GCTCCCCGGATATCCACACCATGGCCCCGCTCATCCGCTCCATCCTCCTGGTGGGCCCCTCTGGCATGGGGAAGAAGATGCTGGTCAAGGCAGTGTGCACAGAAACTGGCGCCAACCTGTTCGACCTGTCGCCGGCCAACCTGCTGGGCAAATATCCTGGCAGGAATGGGGCACAGATGATGGTGCATATAGTCTTTAAG GTAGCCCGACTCCTACAGCCCTCTGTGATTTGGATTGGAAATGCTGAGAAGAATTTCTATAAGAAGATCCCCAAAGAAGACAAGGAG ATGGACCCAAAGCGGATAAAGAAGGACCTCACCAAGGCTTTGCAGCTGCTGACTCCTGGAGACCGTGTGATGCTGATTGGGACAACCTCCCAGCCGCAGCTGGCTGAGATGCGGGGTCTGTGCCGGGTCTACGAGCGGATCCTCTTCATGCCCCGGCCTGACTACGCGTCCCGCTATG TGCTCTGGAAGCGTATGATAGAGGCCCGGGGCATCCAGCCGACCCAGCACCTGGACATCAGTGCCCTAGCCAAAGTCTCTGATGGCTACACACCGGGTCACATTCTCCAAGCCATCCAATCGGTGCTGAGTGAGCGGCGGTTCCTGCAACTGTCCAAGCGGCCCCTGGTGGCCTCCGAGTTCCTGGGACAACTGGTGAAGCTGGATCCAGTgtacagggaggaggaggagtccCTGAAG GACTGGTACTTCAAGACCCCACTGGGTAAGAAGAGCATGAAACACAGGATGGACCAGTTGGAGGCCGAGGAGGCCAAGCTGgccaaggaaaagaagaaaaggaagtga